The following DNA comes from Centropristis striata isolate RG_2023a ecotype Rhode Island chromosome 3, C.striata_1.0, whole genome shotgun sequence.
agatgcacctgtacatgctGACTTAGAGTCCGCTGGCTGGGACTTTTCTTTGTCAAAATAAGTTCAAACCCACCCACTCCGCCGAAAGtgatatcaatcttctcatctccatggcagcaagaaagcaaaaatGCATACTACATTATATCCCCAAATATCACTCTGTTTTATCTTAAACAGTAGTATGGTTGCATGGTCATGATTTATTTTGGACACAGTTTACATGAAATACAATGCTGGATCATGTGTTGCAAAATCATCTCAACTCACAGGTGTACTTGCCATAGTATATTTCCAGATAATACAAGAACTAGTTTAAGTTCCACAGATCTGTACATGTTTTTACTTATCTTCTCAAAgttatttttcttacatttctaATGTGATCTCAAGATAAAAACCAACTACAACAAAACACAGGAATGTTCCTTTTAAATATCTTACTTAAACTCATCTCATttgattttttatatttgcttTGTGATGTATTTTgacttaaaggagcagtgtggagaataaataaaattaaatggctCTTTTGCACACATTTAATATAAAGTTCTTAATTATGGTTTTATTAATGTAATCACAAAGAATTGTATTGATTTCATTGAGCTGCGGTCTTTTTACAGAAGCACAGAACAGACAAGATGCCTTTCACATGTTTATGTTACCTGAAGGCCACTATAGGTTCTCCACATGCTTAGACAGGGAGGGGTTAGGATGctactaaatcctacacacactgctcctttaagatAAATTAATGCTTTTTACTTGTCTTATATTTCATACATTGAGTGtatgtttttcaaaatatatgttAACCCAAATAAATATTCCTCCTCAGGCTGTGAAATCCTACAGTGCCTAAaacaactctttttttattaggTACAGTATTTATAcggattacaatattgatgtttatatataaataaaacttttgtctTTATACATGACTGTTTAAATTTATATAATAGAATAATTTTGGGGGAAATGTGGgttgttagttttcattatgAATACACGTGAATGAGTGTTTGAGTTGAAATGAACGTTTGGAGATTATTTTAATCGTCGTGACGATCTTTTTTTGTGGCAggcaaatcagaaaaaataGGGAAAACATTTTCTGGTTTTTAATACAGTCACCCACAGagttgaataaaatattttttacctctttccatgaaatgattgtgacagtgtgatttattcttgacagataaagtgtatatcttctcttATATTTATATCTTTGTTAATCATTtgcttccaaacatatcacaatgaaaatgaaacaacaatcgACAGATGATTGTATCTGAAACCAAAACAGATACTTAATTTGGACTTTAACACTCACTTGACTTGgacttaagtgttttttttttttttaaaacttgataCCTTCCCCCACGCCCAAAGGTTAAAAAgtggcattttaaaaatagtggcccaaataaataaatttaccTTAATTTCCTGTTAATGCTTTTAATTCCCAGGAAATTGACTAATCTGACTGCATCTAATCAAGTTGCAGGAGAAAACCATGGAGAACAAATGAATATGAATGTTAAAAAGCATTCATGTTTTTCGTAaactaatatattattaaaattgcATTACGTTTAGTAAAGAGTACATTATGACTTATTTAGGACTCAAAACTCAGAGTTTAGGACTTGAGACTCGACTCCGGAGTTTTCTGCTCTGAACTAACTTGTGACTTGCAGAACAATGACTTGACCCAACCTAACATATTGATAAATACTATATTTGCCCTTTACTTTTGATTATAAAGTTGCATctaaatacattagaatatcatggaaaagtccatttccagtaggacatacttttcagagaccaacatttccatattaaacatacttttttaaattggtcttttggaatattcaaaacattttgagacactgaattttaggtcttcattaaatctaagtcataatgattataattagaaggaaaaaaaataggacgtgaaatgttttattctgtgtgtaatggatctatataatgtgttatttccactttttgaagtgaactactgacataaataaactttatatgatattctaatttattgagatgcacctgtataactCGTCTACTCAAACTAACAATTttacttttgtcttttaaagtgtttaacatTTTAACGCTTTGATATTATTTGTAATTGGAATAGAATAACTAATTCTATTTACATCTCTTCATTCCacagctatttttttaaataattgattgtgccaatttattttctcaattttgtTAAAGCAAAACTGCCATAAAATTCCAAggattcaaatgtatttttttcatccaAACAACAAACTATATTCAGTTTACTctaaagaaaagcagaaaattcTTGAATGTATTAGCGTTGACCTTGTAACTTGAACAGTTGTTCAATCATCAAAATAGTTGTTAGTAGTTTCTGCAGTCAACTTTTCAGTTGACTAATGATTACAGCTCTGAAGTTAAATTAAGCTGGGTTGAAGTTTGTGTCTGTTCCTCAACCTTTCAGTTGGTATTATTGCAACACTGTCATGGATTCATAATTTCCAGGGTTACCCTTTAAacatgctatataaataaagttatttagaAACATGACATTGAatttaagaaacatttattaaaaaaaaaaaacaattcagtgagaaaataaaaaacctgcACATTTAATTGGGAACATTACATCGGAGGATTTTGATGTCATCAGCTGGCCGATCTTGAGCGTTCGTCTCCACCATCCCGATCCGGTTCACCACTCCCATCCCCTGGTACACTCGTCCAAAAATACTGTGCTTTGTATCTAACCACTGAGTGGGTCCGAGAGTGAGGAAGAACTGGCTGCCGTTTGTGTCTGGTCCTGCGTTGGCCATCGCCAGAATACCAGCacctgacagacacacagatgaagggagaaaattaaaatgttgtccCTCGTCACCATTAAATGTATCCCAGgtataacataaatataaaatgttcgGAATCTGTAACACTAGAGTGGTCCAATTTAATCAGATTTCATATGAAGAAAATTCTTGAGGCAAGACcacaataaattatgaaattATTTGGTATTCATCTACtctaataaatgtatttgaataTCCACTGAGATTCCAGTTTATAATACTAAAATATAATGCTAAAACTAaagctttttaatttattagcCATGCAATAAATCCTACCataatttttgttaaaaaaatacattaaggaCTTATTAGACTGAGACTGACAGTAACACCTGAAAATTCTGAACCTCAGGCAGCtccagggctttttttttttttgctcctgtcacattttactcactgtggtttGTCACTCCTGTCTTGTgtcaattgtttattttaagcaATATTTTTAACGAGATAgcataaagtgattttgatgaaatatcattATCTAAGCTtagattttgttatttttcctgaaGGATCCGTTGGCCACAGGCAATTTGTTCACAGAAAACATGGCTTCTTTAACTGTAAAGGGCAGACCGACCAATATTTGTCTCCTCCACATCTACTACCTCTTATTCAGTTGGGATTTTCCGCTGTGATTACCTGTGAATTTCAGCTCTGGGTTCAGCTCATCTTCAAACTGTTTACCATATATGGAGGCACCACCACGACCTGTTAGCAGAACAAAGATCAGTAAAACTCTCAGGCGACCTAACTGAACAAGTAAATATGAACATTAAAACTGTGTTGTTCAATA
Coding sequences within:
- the ppil1 gene encoding peptidyl-prolyl cis-trans isomerase-like 1 is translated as MSGVPPDTWQPPTVALDTTMGTIVVELYWRHAPKTCKNFAELARRGYYNNTKFHRIIKDFMVQGGDPTGTGRGGASIYGKQFEDELNPELKFTGAGILAMANAGPDTNGSQFFLTLGPTQWLDTKHSIFGRVYQGMGVVNRIGMVETNAQDRPADDIKILRCNVPN